The following coding sequences are from one Pseudonocardia sp. HH130630-07 window:
- a CDS encoding ABC transporter permease: protein MVKLLLAAMFADLTTQAVRSGEPVLALWLLGVALLAAFRCVHEIRVMIALSRRRITLGPGGIRAQGWTGPVDVSATELCGLRLRRPLLDGVRRRTGQGDLEIVSFSSRHLLDLRGFDQDAVRAAIAVLDHGDGPPVPGTGDAAASDGPAVTPPRREPGASLPRSADTTFRPGRTEAVYRFFLAGLIASVATGMFSYVAADVLPAVLGQQGPAPMGTGAAVLLTAIGLATLCAVCLMVAPALRIRLRSRVDIGLEGIELLLASQPHRPVLLRWEWIEDVILLSGATPPRNPARRPLYADHLHLWLTERPHDVAVLERTESAPGVVVYPLYGFPHDEMGAAVARRRPQPG from the coding sequence GTGGTGAAGCTCCTGCTCGCGGCGATGTTCGCCGATCTCACCACGCAGGCGGTCCGGTCCGGCGAACCGGTTCTTGCGCTCTGGCTCCTCGGCGTGGCCCTGTTGGCGGCGTTCCGGTGCGTGCACGAGATACGGGTCATGATCGCGCTGTCCCGCCGGCGGATCACGCTCGGCCCGGGCGGGATCCGGGCGCAGGGCTGGACCGGGCCGGTGGACGTGTCCGCCACCGAACTGTGCGGTCTCCGGCTGCGGCGGCCGCTGCTCGACGGGGTCCGCCGCCGGACCGGGCAGGGCGACCTGGAGATCGTGAGCTTCTCCTCCCGGCACCTGCTGGACCTGCGGGGATTCGACCAGGATGCGGTACGGGCGGCGATCGCCGTGCTCGATCACGGGGACGGCCCGCCGGTGCCGGGCACCGGGGACGCCGCAGCCTCGGACGGTCCGGCAGTCACGCCGCCCCGCCGGGAACCGGGAGCGTCGCTCCCGCGCAGCGCGGACACGACGTTCCGGCCCGGCAGGACCGAGGCGGTCTACCGGTTCTTCCTCGCCGGGCTGATCGCGTCCGTGGCGACCGGGATGTTCTCCTACGTCGCCGCTGACGTCCTTCCCGCGGTGCTCGGTCAGCAGGGACCGGCACCGATGGGCACGGGCGCTGCCGTGCTCCTGACGGCCATCGGGCTCGCGACCCTGTGCGCGGTGTGCCTGATGGTGGCGCCCGCGCTGCGGATCCGGCTGCGCTCGCGGGTGGACATCGGCCTCGAGGGGATCGAGCTGCTCCTCGCCTCCCAGCCGCACCGCCCGGTCCTGCTCCGGTGGGAGTGGATCGAGGACGTGATCCTGCTGTCCGGGGCGACCCCGCCACGGAACCCGGCCCGGAGGCCGCTCTACGCCGACCACCTGCACCTGTGGCTCACCGAGCGCCCGCACGACGTCGCGGTCCTCGAGCGCACGGAGTCCGCCCCGGGCGTGGTGGTCTACCCGCTGTACGGCTTCCCGCACGACGAGATGGGCGCCGCCGTCGCCCGCCGTCGCCCGCAGCCGGGCTGA
- a CDS encoding nitrite/sulfite reductase, producing MAPSKTAPGRARGQGQWKLGHREPLNPNERSKRDDNPLNVRARIENVYAKRGFDSIDPADLRGRFRWMGLYTQRRPGIDGGRTAALEPEELDDSYFMMRVRLDGGSVSVAQLRALGEVSQDYGRDTADVTDRENIQYHWIRVEDVPAIWQKIEPLGMQTTEACGDCPRVVLGSPVAGVSADEVIDPTPAIEEIVSRFVGDPSLSNLPRKFKSAISWQQDVAHEINDISFVGVEHPEHGPGFDLWVGGGLSTNPKLAVRLGVFVPLADVPDVWHGVVQVFRDYGYRRLRHRARIKFLIADWGAEKFRQVLEDEYLGRRLADGPAPAIPDRPIDHVGVYRQKDGRNYVGVAPPSGRISGTTLVAVAEAAERAGSDRIRFTPYQKIVVLDVADEKLDALIADLNRLGLPAQPSTWRRSTMACTGIEFCKLAIVETKERAIRLVEELEKRLADVVPDVPISLHLNGCPNACARTQVADIGLKGQIVTDADGNQVEGFQVHLGGGLGLDAGFGRKLRGLKVTSAELGPYVERIVRNFAAQRADDERFAQWVLRADEADLK from the coding sequence ATGGCGCCCTCGAAGACCGCACCCGGCCGCGCCCGCGGCCAGGGTCAGTGGAAACTCGGCCACCGCGAGCCGCTCAACCCCAACGAGCGGAGCAAGCGGGACGACAACCCGCTCAACGTCCGTGCCCGGATCGAGAACGTCTACGCCAAGCGCGGCTTCGACTCGATCGACCCCGCCGACCTGCGCGGCCGGTTCCGCTGGATGGGTCTCTACACCCAGCGCCGCCCCGGGATCGACGGCGGCCGGACCGCGGCGCTGGAGCCCGAGGAGCTCGACGACTCGTACTTCATGATGCGCGTGCGGCTCGACGGCGGGTCCGTCTCCGTCGCGCAGCTGCGGGCACTCGGTGAGGTCTCGCAGGACTACGGCCGCGACACCGCCGACGTCACCGACCGGGAGAACATCCAGTACCACTGGATCCGGGTCGAGGACGTCCCCGCGATCTGGCAGAAGATCGAGCCGCTCGGGATGCAGACCACCGAGGCCTGCGGCGACTGCCCGCGCGTCGTGCTCGGGTCCCCGGTCGCGGGGGTCTCCGCCGACGAGGTGATCGACCCGACCCCGGCCATCGAGGAGATCGTCAGCCGGTTCGTCGGGGACCCCTCGCTGTCGAACCTGCCGCGCAAGTTCAAGTCGGCGATCTCCTGGCAGCAGGACGTCGCGCACGAGATCAACGACATCTCCTTCGTCGGTGTCGAGCACCCGGAGCACGGGCCCGGGTTCGACCTGTGGGTCGGCGGCGGACTGTCGACGAACCCGAAGCTCGCGGTGCGGCTCGGGGTCTTCGTCCCGCTGGCCGACGTGCCCGACGTGTGGCACGGCGTCGTCCAGGTCTTCCGGGACTACGGCTACCGCAGGCTGCGGCACCGGGCCCGGATCAAGTTCCTCATCGCCGACTGGGGCGCCGAGAAGTTCCGCCAGGTCCTGGAGGACGAGTACCTGGGCCGCAGGCTCGCCGACGGCCCGGCGCCGGCGATCCCGGACCGGCCGATCGACCACGTCGGGGTGTACCGGCAGAAGGACGGCCGCAACTACGTCGGGGTGGCCCCGCCGTCCGGCCGGATCTCCGGCACGACGCTGGTCGCGGTGGCCGAGGCCGCCGAGCGCGCCGGTTCGGACCGGATCCGGTTCACGCCCTACCAGAAGATCGTCGTGCTGGACGTGGCCGACGAGAAGCTGGACGCCCTGATCGCCGACCTCAACCGGCTCGGGCTGCCGGCCCAGCCGTCGACCTGGCGCCGCTCGACGATGGCCTGCACCGGCATCGAGTTCTGCAAGCTCGCGATCGTCGAGACCAAGGAGCGCGCGATCCGGCTGGTCGAGGAGCTGGAGAAGCGGCTCGCCGACGTGGTGCCGGACGTGCCGATCTCGCTGCACCTCAACGGCTGCCCGAACGCCTGCGCCCGCACCCAGGTCGCGGACATCGGCCTCAAGGGCCAGATCGTGACCGACGCCGACGGCAACCAGGTCGAGGGCTTCCAGGTGCACCTGGGCGGCGGCCTGGGCCTCGACGCCGGGTTCGGCCGCAAGCTGCGCGGGCTCAAGGTCACCAGCGCCGAGCTGGGCCCCTACGTCGAGCGGATCGTGCGGAACTTCGCCGCGCAGCGCGCCGACGACGAGCGGTTCGCCCAGTGGGTGCTGCGGGCCGACGAGGCGGACCTGAAGTGA
- a CDS encoding Insertion element protein: MSGRVALFYCPYCGEEDLRPSEAAAPLPGAAWWCADCLRTFVVTYVGTGVPETSGADS; this comes from the coding sequence ATGAGCGGGCGCGTCGCCTTGTTCTACTGCCCGTACTGCGGCGAGGAGGACCTCCGGCCGTCCGAGGCGGCGGCGCCGCTCCCCGGTGCCGCCTGGTGGTGCGCCGACTGCCTGCGCACGTTCGTCGTGACCTACGTGGGGACCGGCGTTCCCGAGACGTCAGGAGCGGACTCGTGA
- a CDS encoding phosphoadenylyl-sulfate reductase, whose amino-acid sequence MSIALETDLRTTAERGAAELGPDATAQQVLGWAAETFADRLIVASNMQDAALVDLAYRAKRDVRVLFLETGYHFAETIGTRDAVDAVYPELTIVNAQARRSVAEQDAEFGKDLFAREPDRCCAMRKVAPLQDTLSGYDAWVTGVRRVEAPTRANTPLVTYDEKFGLVKINPIAAWSDEDMDRYIADHGILVNPLVDAGYPSIGCAPCTAKPKPGEDPRAGRWAGRAKTECGLHA is encoded by the coding sequence ATGAGTATTGCGCTGGAGACCGACCTGCGTACGACCGCCGAGCGCGGTGCGGCGGAGCTGGGACCGGACGCGACCGCCCAGCAGGTGCTCGGCTGGGCCGCGGAGACCTTCGCCGACCGGCTCATCGTCGCGTCCAACATGCAGGACGCGGCGCTGGTCGACCTGGCCTACCGGGCGAAGCGCGACGTGCGGGTGCTCTTCCTGGAGACGGGTTACCACTTCGCGGAGACCATCGGCACCCGCGACGCCGTCGACGCCGTCTACCCGGAGCTGACGATCGTCAACGCGCAGGCCCGGCGGTCCGTGGCCGAGCAGGACGCGGAGTTCGGCAAGGACCTGTTCGCCCGCGAGCCGGACCGCTGCTGCGCGATGCGCAAGGTGGCACCGCTGCAGGACACCCTGTCCGGGTATGACGCCTGGGTCACCGGTGTCCGCCGGGTCGAGGCACCGACCCGGGCGAACACGCCACTGGTCACCTACGACGAGAAGTTCGGCCTGGTCAAGATCAATCCGATCGCCGCGTGGAGCGACGAGGACATGGACCGCTACATCGCCGACCACGGGATCCTGGTGAACCCGCTGGTCGACGCCGGTTACCCGAGCATCGGCTGCGCGCCGTGCACGGCGAAGCCGAAACCGGGCGAGGACCCGCGCGCCGGCCGCTGGGCCGGCCGCGCGAAGACCGAGTGCGGACTGCACGCATGA
- a CDS encoding sulfite exporter TauE/SafE family protein, protein MRTLIVFAVVGLLAQLVDGALGMAYGVTSTSLLLVAGINPATASASVHLAEVGTTLASGAAHWRFGNVDWKLVLKLGVPGAVGAFLGATALSALSTDAAAPYMSGVLLALGVYILLRFSIRPPKVATARRTPHGARFLSPLGLVAGFVDASGGGGWGPVSTPALLGAGKTAPRTVVGSVDTSEFLVAVAASVGFLIGLGHEVLDPYTIGGLLIGGVLAAPLAAWLVTKIPAPVLGSAVGGIIILTNARTILNAFDAGTVTAVAVYVVVVAAWIAAVSAAVARLRRSREEGAALAGATDADPEPVASRD, encoded by the coding sequence ATGCGCACCCTCATCGTGTTCGCCGTCGTCGGGCTGCTCGCACAGCTCGTCGACGGCGCCCTGGGCATGGCCTACGGCGTCACCTCCACCAGCCTGCTGCTCGTCGCCGGCATCAACCCGGCCACCGCCAGCGCGTCGGTACACCTCGCCGAGGTGGGCACCACGCTCGCCTCCGGCGCCGCGCACTGGCGGTTCGGCAACGTCGACTGGAAGCTCGTCCTCAAGCTCGGCGTGCCCGGCGCGGTCGGCGCGTTCCTCGGTGCGACCGCGCTGTCGGCGCTGTCCACCGACGCCGCGGCGCCGTACATGTCGGGCGTCCTGCTCGCGCTCGGCGTCTACATCCTGCTGCGGTTCTCGATCCGGCCGCCGAAGGTCGCGACCGCCCGCCGGACCCCGCACGGGGCGAGGTTCCTGTCCCCGCTCGGCCTGGTCGCCGGGTTCGTCGACGCCTCGGGCGGCGGCGGCTGGGGCCCGGTCTCGACCCCGGCCCTGCTCGGCGCCGGCAAGACGGCACCGCGCACCGTCGTCGGGTCGGTGGACACCTCGGAGTTCCTCGTCGCGGTGGCCGCGAGCGTCGGCTTCCTGATCGGCCTCGGGCACGAGGTGCTCGACCCCTACACCATCGGCGGGCTGCTCATCGGTGGCGTCCTGGCCGCGCCGCTGGCGGCCTGGCTGGTCACCAAGATCCCGGCTCCGGTGCTGGGCTCGGCGGTGGGCGGGATCATCATCCTGACCAACGCCCGGACGATCCTCAACGCGTTCGACGCCGGGACCGTCACCGCGGTCGCGGTCTACGTCGTCGTGGTCGCGGCCTGGATCGCCGCCGTCTCGGCCGCCGTGGCGCGGCTGCGCCGCAGCCGCGAGGAGGGCGCCGCGCTCGCCGGGGCCACCGACGCGGATCCGGAGCCGGTCGCCTCGCGCGACTGA